One window of Dromaius novaehollandiae isolate bDroNov1 chromosome 20, bDroNov1.hap1, whole genome shotgun sequence genomic DNA carries:
- the TBC1D13 gene encoding TBC1 domain family member 13 isoform X5 produces MSRLHRSRIADFQEVLGEPTVALAKLRELCFSGIPFDGGLRCLCWKILLNYLPLEKALWSSLLKKQRDLYSQFLKEMIIQPGIAKANLGASREDVTLEDHPLNPNPDSRWNTYFKDNEVLLQIDKDVRRLYPDMAFFQRRTEYPCLLILDPQNEFETLRKRVEQTTLKSQTVARNRSGVTNVSSPLKTPPNSLSEYEVLPNGCEAHWEVVERILFIYAKLNPGIAYVQGMNEIVGPLYYTFATDPNSEWKEHAEADTFFCFTNLMAEIRDNFIKSLDDSQCGITYKMEKVYSTLKEKDVELYLKLGTGREHVLTLCLVHV; encoded by the exons aTGTCGCGGCTGCACCGGAGCAG GATCGCGGACTTCCAGGAGGTGCTGGGCGAACCCACGGTGGCGCTGGCCAAGCTCCGCGAGCTCTGCTTCAGCG GAATCCCTTTTGATGGTGGGCTGCGCTGCCTCTGCTGGAAG ATACTCTTGAACTACCTCCCTTTAGAGAAAGCCTTATGGAGCTCTTTGCTGAAGAAGCAGAG GGATCTGTATTCCCAGTTCCTGAAGGAAATGATCATCCAGCCTGGGATCGCCAAAGCCAACCTGGGTGCTTCCAGGGAAGATGTGACCTTAGAAGATCAC cCCCTCAATCCAAATCCAGACAGTCGATGGAATACCTACTTCAAGGATAATGAAGTGCTCCTCCAGATCGACAAAGATGTCAG GAGGCTGTACCCTGACATGGCATTCTTCCAGCGCCGAACAGAATACCCCTGCCTCTTAATCCTGGACCCTCAAAATGAGTTTGAGACGCTGCGCAAGCGGGTAGAGCAGACCACACTCAAGTCGCAGACAGTGGCGCGAAACCGCAGTGGGGTTACAAAT GTGAGCTCCCCTCTTAAAACACCTCCTAATTCTCTGAGCGAGTATGAAGTTCTGCCCAATGGCTGTGAAGCTCACTGGGAAGTGGTGGAGCGAATCCTGTTCATCTATGCCAAGCTGAACCCCGGGATAGCATACGTTCAGGGGATGAATGAAATAGTGGGGCCTCTTTACTACACCTTTGCTACAGATCCTAACAGCGAGTGGAAAG AGCATGCTGAAGCAGacacatttttctgctttacCAACCTAATGGCTGAGATTCGGGACAACTTCATTAAGAGCTTGGATGATTCTCAGTGTGGCATTACCTACAAAATGGAGAAGGTTTATTCGACCCTGAAGGAGAAAGATGTGGAGCTGTATTTGAAACTG GGAACTGGCCGAGAGCACGTACTCACTCTTTGCCTGGTGCATGTCTGA
- the TBC1D13 gene encoding TBC1 domain family member 13 isoform X2, whose product MSRLHRSRIADFQEVLGEPTVALAKLRELCFSDTLELPPFRESLMELFAEEAEFLKEMIIQPGIAKANLGASREDVTLEDHPLNPNPDSRWNTYFKDNEVLLQIDKDVRRLYPDMAFFQRRTEYPCLLILDPQNEFETLRKRVEQTTLKSQTVARNRSGVTNVSSPLKTPPNSLSEYEVLPNGCEAHWEVVERILFIYAKLNPGIAYVQGMNEIVGPLYYTFATDPNSEWKEHAEADTFFCFTNLMAEIRDNFIKSLDDSQCGITYKMEKVYSTLKEKDVELYLKLQEQNIKPQFFAFRWLTLLLSQEFLLPDVIRIWDSLFADDKRFDFLLLVCCAMLTLIRDQLLEGDFTLNMRLLQDYPISDVHLILKKAKELQDSK is encoded by the exons aTGTCGCGGCTGCACCGGAGCAG GATCGCGGACTTCCAGGAGGTGCTGGGCGAACCCACGGTGGCGCTGGCCAAGCTCCGCGAGCTCTGCTTCAGCG ATACTCTTGAACTACCTCCCTTTAGAGAAAGCCTTATGGAGCTCTTTGCTGAAGAAGCAGAG TTCCTGAAGGAAATGATCATCCAGCCTGGGATCGCCAAAGCCAACCTGGGTGCTTCCAGGGAAGATGTGACCTTAGAAGATCAC cCCCTCAATCCAAATCCAGACAGTCGATGGAATACCTACTTCAAGGATAATGAAGTGCTCCTCCAGATCGACAAAGATGTCAG GAGGCTGTACCCTGACATGGCATTCTTCCAGCGCCGAACAGAATACCCCTGCCTCTTAATCCTGGACCCTCAAAATGAGTTTGAGACGCTGCGCAAGCGGGTAGAGCAGACCACACTCAAGTCGCAGACAGTGGCGCGAAACCGCAGTGGGGTTACAAAT GTGAGCTCCCCTCTTAAAACACCTCCTAATTCTCTGAGCGAGTATGAAGTTCTGCCCAATGGCTGTGAAGCTCACTGGGAAGTGGTGGAGCGAATCCTGTTCATCTATGCCAAGCTGAACCCCGGGATAGCATACGTTCAGGGGATGAATGAAATAGTGGGGCCTCTTTACTACACCTTTGCTACAGATCCTAACAGCGAGTGGAAAG AGCATGCTGAAGCAGacacatttttctgctttacCAACCTAATGGCTGAGATTCGGGACAACTTCATTAAGAGCTTGGATGATTCTCAGTGTGGCATTACCTACAAAATGGAGAAGGTTTATTCGACCCTGAAGGAGAAAGATGTGGAGCTGTATTTGAAACTG CAAGAACAGAACATCAAACCTCAGTTCTTTGCCTTCCGCTGGCTGACGCTGCTCTTGTCCCAAGAGTTCCTGCTGCCAGACGTCATCCGTATCTGGGACTCCCTCTTTGCCGATGACAAGCGCTTCGATTTTCTTCTGCTCGTCTGTTGTGCAATGTTGAC ACTAATCCGGGATCAGTTGCTGGAAGGAGACTTCACCCTGAACATGAGGCTGCTACAG
- the TBC1D13 gene encoding TBC1 domain family member 13 isoform X1, with protein MSRLHRSRIADFQEVLGEPTVALAKLRELCFSGIPFDGGLRCLCWKILLNYLPLEKALWSSLLKKQRDLYSQFLKEMIIQPGIAKANLGASREDVTLEDHPLNPNPDSRWNTYFKDNEVLLQIDKDVRRLYPDMAFFQRRTEYPCLLILDPQNEFETLRKRVEQTTLKSQTVARNRSGVTNVSSPLKTPPNSLSEYEVLPNGCEAHWEVVERILFIYAKLNPGIAYVQGMNEIVGPLYYTFATDPNSEWKEHAEADTFFCFTNLMAEIRDNFIKSLDDSQCGITYKMEKVYSTLKEKDVELYLKLQEQNIKPQFFAFRWLTLLLSQEFLLPDVIRIWDSLFADDKRFDFLLLVCCAMLTLIRDQLLEGDFTLNMRLLQDYPISDVHLILKKAKELQDSK; from the exons aTGTCGCGGCTGCACCGGAGCAG GATCGCGGACTTCCAGGAGGTGCTGGGCGAACCCACGGTGGCGCTGGCCAAGCTCCGCGAGCTCTGCTTCAGCG GAATCCCTTTTGATGGTGGGCTGCGCTGCCTCTGCTGGAAG ATACTCTTGAACTACCTCCCTTTAGAGAAAGCCTTATGGAGCTCTTTGCTGAAGAAGCAGAG GGATCTGTATTCCCAGTTCCTGAAGGAAATGATCATCCAGCCTGGGATCGCCAAAGCCAACCTGGGTGCTTCCAGGGAAGATGTGACCTTAGAAGATCAC cCCCTCAATCCAAATCCAGACAGTCGATGGAATACCTACTTCAAGGATAATGAAGTGCTCCTCCAGATCGACAAAGATGTCAG GAGGCTGTACCCTGACATGGCATTCTTCCAGCGCCGAACAGAATACCCCTGCCTCTTAATCCTGGACCCTCAAAATGAGTTTGAGACGCTGCGCAAGCGGGTAGAGCAGACCACACTCAAGTCGCAGACAGTGGCGCGAAACCGCAGTGGGGTTACAAAT GTGAGCTCCCCTCTTAAAACACCTCCTAATTCTCTGAGCGAGTATGAAGTTCTGCCCAATGGCTGTGAAGCTCACTGGGAAGTGGTGGAGCGAATCCTGTTCATCTATGCCAAGCTGAACCCCGGGATAGCATACGTTCAGGGGATGAATGAAATAGTGGGGCCTCTTTACTACACCTTTGCTACAGATCCTAACAGCGAGTGGAAAG AGCATGCTGAAGCAGacacatttttctgctttacCAACCTAATGGCTGAGATTCGGGACAACTTCATTAAGAGCTTGGATGATTCTCAGTGTGGCATTACCTACAAAATGGAGAAGGTTTATTCGACCCTGAAGGAGAAAGATGTGGAGCTGTATTTGAAACTG CAAGAACAGAACATCAAACCTCAGTTCTTTGCCTTCCGCTGGCTGACGCTGCTCTTGTCCCAAGAGTTCCTGCTGCCAGACGTCATCCGTATCTGGGACTCCCTCTTTGCCGATGACAAGCGCTTCGATTTTCTTCTGCTCGTCTGTTGTGCAATGTTGAC ACTAATCCGGGATCAGTTGCTGGAAGGAGACTTCACCCTGAACATGAGGCTGCTACAG
- the TBC1D13 gene encoding TBC1 domain family member 13 isoform X3 — translation MELFAEEAEFLKEMIIQPGIAKANLGASREDVTLEDHPLNPNPDSRWNTYFKDNEVLLQIDKDVRRLYPDMAFFQRRTEYPCLLILDPQNEFETLRKRVEQTTLKSQTVARNRSGVTNVSSPLKTPPNSLSEYEVLPNGCEAHWEVVERILFIYAKLNPGIAYVQGMNEIVGPLYYTFATDPNSEWKEHAEADTFFCFTNLMAEIRDNFIKSLDDSQCGITYKMEKVYSTLKEKDVELYLKLQEQNIKPQFFAFRWLTLLLSQEFLLPDVIRIWDSLFADDKRFDFLLLVCCAMLTLIRDQLLEGDFTLNMRLLQDYPISDVHLILKKAKELQDSK, via the exons ATGGAGCTCTTTGCTGAAGAAGCAGAG TTCCTGAAGGAAATGATCATCCAGCCTGGGATCGCCAAAGCCAACCTGGGTGCTTCCAGGGAAGATGTGACCTTAGAAGATCAC cCCCTCAATCCAAATCCAGACAGTCGATGGAATACCTACTTCAAGGATAATGAAGTGCTCCTCCAGATCGACAAAGATGTCAG GAGGCTGTACCCTGACATGGCATTCTTCCAGCGCCGAACAGAATACCCCTGCCTCTTAATCCTGGACCCTCAAAATGAGTTTGAGACGCTGCGCAAGCGGGTAGAGCAGACCACACTCAAGTCGCAGACAGTGGCGCGAAACCGCAGTGGGGTTACAAAT GTGAGCTCCCCTCTTAAAACACCTCCTAATTCTCTGAGCGAGTATGAAGTTCTGCCCAATGGCTGTGAAGCTCACTGGGAAGTGGTGGAGCGAATCCTGTTCATCTATGCCAAGCTGAACCCCGGGATAGCATACGTTCAGGGGATGAATGAAATAGTGGGGCCTCTTTACTACACCTTTGCTACAGATCCTAACAGCGAGTGGAAAG AGCATGCTGAAGCAGacacatttttctgctttacCAACCTAATGGCTGAGATTCGGGACAACTTCATTAAGAGCTTGGATGATTCTCAGTGTGGCATTACCTACAAAATGGAGAAGGTTTATTCGACCCTGAAGGAGAAAGATGTGGAGCTGTATTTGAAACTG CAAGAACAGAACATCAAACCTCAGTTCTTTGCCTTCCGCTGGCTGACGCTGCTCTTGTCCCAAGAGTTCCTGCTGCCAGACGTCATCCGTATCTGGGACTCCCTCTTTGCCGATGACAAGCGCTTCGATTTTCTTCTGCTCGTCTGTTGTGCAATGTTGAC ACTAATCCGGGATCAGTTGCTGGAAGGAGACTTCACCCTGAACATGAGGCTGCTACAG
- the TBC1D13 gene encoding TBC1 domain family member 13 isoform X4 — protein sequence MIIQPGIAKANLGASREDVTLEDHPLNPNPDSRWNTYFKDNEVLLQIDKDVRRLYPDMAFFQRRTEYPCLLILDPQNEFETLRKRVEQTTLKSQTVARNRSGVTNVSSPLKTPPNSLSEYEVLPNGCEAHWEVVERILFIYAKLNPGIAYVQGMNEIVGPLYYTFATDPNSEWKEHAEADTFFCFTNLMAEIRDNFIKSLDDSQCGITYKMEKVYSTLKEKDVELYLKLQEQNIKPQFFAFRWLTLLLSQEFLLPDVIRIWDSLFADDKRFDFLLLVCCAMLTLIRDQLLEGDFTLNMRLLQDYPISDVHLILKKAKELQDSK from the exons ATGATCATCCAGCCTGGGATCGCCAAAGCCAACCTGGGTGCTTCCAGGGAAGATGTGACCTTAGAAGATCAC cCCCTCAATCCAAATCCAGACAGTCGATGGAATACCTACTTCAAGGATAATGAAGTGCTCCTCCAGATCGACAAAGATGTCAG GAGGCTGTACCCTGACATGGCATTCTTCCAGCGCCGAACAGAATACCCCTGCCTCTTAATCCTGGACCCTCAAAATGAGTTTGAGACGCTGCGCAAGCGGGTAGAGCAGACCACACTCAAGTCGCAGACAGTGGCGCGAAACCGCAGTGGGGTTACAAAT GTGAGCTCCCCTCTTAAAACACCTCCTAATTCTCTGAGCGAGTATGAAGTTCTGCCCAATGGCTGTGAAGCTCACTGGGAAGTGGTGGAGCGAATCCTGTTCATCTATGCCAAGCTGAACCCCGGGATAGCATACGTTCAGGGGATGAATGAAATAGTGGGGCCTCTTTACTACACCTTTGCTACAGATCCTAACAGCGAGTGGAAAG AGCATGCTGAAGCAGacacatttttctgctttacCAACCTAATGGCTGAGATTCGGGACAACTTCATTAAGAGCTTGGATGATTCTCAGTGTGGCATTACCTACAAAATGGAGAAGGTTTATTCGACCCTGAAGGAGAAAGATGTGGAGCTGTATTTGAAACTG CAAGAACAGAACATCAAACCTCAGTTCTTTGCCTTCCGCTGGCTGACGCTGCTCTTGTCCCAAGAGTTCCTGCTGCCAGACGTCATCCGTATCTGGGACTCCCTCTTTGCCGATGACAAGCGCTTCGATTTTCTTCTGCTCGTCTGTTGTGCAATGTTGAC ACTAATCCGGGATCAGTTGCTGGAAGGAGACTTCACCCTGAACATGAGGCTGCTACAG